The genomic segment GAAATCATAGCTGCAGGCAGAGCAGTCATACAGAGAATAATAATCCTGACAGTGAGTGTCAGAGGCAGATTGATAACAGGAATGGTGATCAGGATTGCCAGGATACCGCCTTCGATGGCATTACGGATTTTAAACATTCCGCCTATAAAGGTCCCTTTTTCTATAAAATTGCGAGGGATGAAGACAGGATGTTGTTCTTCAGTATTGTTCATGGCTGCACCTCCTTTGGTTCTTCCATGGAAGGAGTTTCCGGAACTTCTGTGACAGGGGCAGCTTTTTCCGAATTCACTGAGGTATCATCATAACCGCCTTCTTGCAACTGTTCAATTTCCTCTGTTGTGATGGAAGGAAGTTTGTCATCTGTCGGACGTTCATAGATGATTTCTTTTCCAGAATCAGGGGTACGTTCCTCACCGAAAAAGAATCTTCCAGTAGAGGAAGTGTAGTACACAGGAAGAACGGACTTATCCGGAAGCTGGAACGAAAAATTAATATCAGAAGCATTGGGATAGGTAGTATCATCAGCAAGGAAACGGATGGAAGTTAGAGACATCTGTTTTACGTTTTTAAGATAGGAGGTCAGTTCTTC from the Blautia wexlerae DSM 19850 genome contains:
- a CDS encoding DUF5038 domain-containing protein, whose product is MNRKKAILAIFMMAFLIIIGFVFPSIWKSQKGNKKSETENTQHDNNENTETEQAENNESISFQDFEALEDFFSKEQVKLFQEELTSYLKNVKQMSLTSIRFLADDTTYPNASDINFSFQLPDKSVLPVYYTSSTGRFFFGEERTPDSGKEIIYERPTDDKLPSITTEEIEQLQEGGYDDTSVNSEKAAPVTEVPETPSMEEPKEVQP